From the Priestia koreensis genome, one window contains:
- a CDS encoding MFS transporter — MSPTSKRAKWITVFATFLAFMGIGVVDPILPEIAKQIGATHWQVEMLFTAYIFTMAIMMIPAGLLAAKFGDKKLMVVGLAIVSVFAISCGLSNTIPELSIFRAGWGLGNSLFFATAMTLLIALSGEVKSAVGLYEAAIGLGMAGGPLLGGVLGAHSWRFPFFATGVLIVLAFILVTVFVKQPQSAEKRKPATIKDMGQLFKYKPFLSGALSGMFYYYGFFTVLAYSPLVLPLSAYEIGFVFFAWGLCLAYGSAGLSHQLEKRFQPRQLLYGSLLIFGLILVLLFAIHIVWLQVVLIVVSGLLCGLNNALFTSYVMGISPYPRPITSGGYNFVRWLGAAFAPLLSGIIGHNAPQLPFLVGGVIVVVGIVFLLLPVKHQKELLHQA, encoded by the coding sequence ATTAGCCCAACAAGTAAACGTGCCAAATGGATTACGGTTTTTGCGACATTTCTAGCTTTTATGGGAATCGGAGTGGTAGACCCTATTTTACCAGAGATCGCAAAGCAAATTGGAGCTACGCACTGGCAGGTCGAAATGCTGTTTACGGCCTACATATTCACGATGGCGATTATGATGATACCAGCAGGATTACTTGCAGCTAAGTTTGGGGATAAAAAATTAATGGTGGTCGGATTAGCGATCGTATCTGTGTTTGCTATTTCATGTGGATTATCAAATACGATACCAGAACTATCTATTTTCCGTGCAGGCTGGGGACTTGGAAACTCTTTATTCTTCGCCACTGCGATGACGCTTCTAATTGCGCTTAGTGGGGAAGTGAAATCAGCCGTTGGTTTGTACGAAGCGGCTATTGGTCTTGGAATGGCCGGTGGACCTTTATTAGGAGGCGTACTTGGGGCTCATTCTTGGCGCTTTCCGTTTTTTGCAACAGGCGTTTTAATTGTACTAGCCTTTATTCTTGTGACGGTGTTTGTCAAACAGCCGCAGAGTGCTGAAAAACGAAAACCAGCAACGATTAAGGACATGGGTCAACTGTTTAAATACAAGCCGTTTTTATCTGGTGCGCTTTCGGGAATGTTTTATTACTACGGTTTTTTCACCGTTCTTGCGTATTCACCGCTTGTACTTCCGTTATCAGCCTATGAAATTGGATTTGTTTTCTTTGCGTGGGGTCTTTGCCTTGCTTACGGCTCGGCCGGATTATCACATCAGCTTGAAAAACGTTTTCAACCGCGTCAATTACTCTATGGAAGCTTACTCATTTTTGGTCTTATTTTAGTTCTTCTATTTGCGATCCATATTGTATGGCTACAGGTTGTGTTAATTGTCGTATCCGGTCTTCTATGTGGATTAAACAATGCGTTATTTACAAGCTATGTAATGGGCATTTCTCCGTATCCACGACCAATCACTTCAGGTGGCTATAATTTCGTCCGCTGGTTAGGGGCAGCGTTTGCACCTTTATTATCAGGAATTATCGGACATAATGCACCACAATTACCGTTTTTAGTAGGTGGTGTAATCGTTGTAGTAGGAATTGTTTTCCTTCTACTTCCTGTTAAACACCAAAAGGAATTGTTGCATCAGGCATAA
- a CDS encoding MerR family transcriptional regulator yields MTLIMIDEVMKLTGLTKRAIRYYEEIGLIKPPQRTKGNIRQYTEEEVSALKKVVEAKEVLGFSLQELQHFMDLKETIERDQAQGRLELKELEHFEEAVEEQLDMIQKKIKSMMLFQQELQELLEKTKRVKTEQY; encoded by the coding sequence ATGACTCTGATTATGATTGATGAAGTAATGAAGCTAACAGGTTTAACGAAGCGTGCCATTCGTTATTACGAAGAAATTGGACTTATTAAACCACCGCAGCGGACAAAAGGTAACATCCGTCAATATACGGAAGAAGAAGTATCAGCTTTAAAAAAAGTTGTTGAAGCGAAAGAAGTGTTAGGGTTTTCCTTACAGGAGTTACAGCACTTTATGGATCTAAAAGAAACGATTGAACGTGATCAAGCACAAGGTCGTTTAGAGCTAAAAGAGCTTGAGCATTTTGAAGAGGCCGTGGAAGAACAGCTTGATATGATTCAAAAGAAAATCAAAAGCATGATGCTATTTCAACAAGAGCTTCAAGAACTTCTCGAGAAAACCAAAAGAGTTAAAACTGAGCAATATTAA
- the gntK gene encoding gluconokinase: MNQYMIGVDIGTTSTKAVLFTTKGEVLNVHHVEYPMHTPTPHVAEQNPDEIYEAVITSINKVIDQSQVNRSQVELVSFSSAMHSLIAVDSHGKPLTNCITWADNRAANYAEQLKSTEQGHGIYMRTGTPIHPMSPLCKLMWLKEERPELLQGGNKFISIKEYVFYQLFGEYVIDYSIASATGMFNLEQLDWDEEALAVAGVSREQLSKIVPTTHYLKLPNDPHESPLNLLSGTPFVVGASDGVLSNLGLAASEPGVVAATIGTSGAIRTVVDKPVVDPKGRMFCYALTDKKWVIGGPVNNGGMILRWVMEEFAAAEVEAANRLGVSPYELLMDIAEKVPAGSDGLIFHPYLSGERAPLWNANARGSFFGLSLHHKKEHFIRAALEGVMYNLYSVLLALKELIGTPGEIKATGGFARSKLWRQIMADVFNTKVVIPESFESSCLGATILGLYGLGKVDSLDVVKEMVGHTNEHVPNEDNVDLYQELMPIYIRVARALEDEYANITAFQKQHSKEKEY, from the coding sequence CGAAATATATGAAGCGGTCATCACATCCATTAATAAGGTGATCGATCAATCACAGGTTAATCGAAGTCAGGTAGAGTTGGTTTCTTTCAGTTCCGCTATGCACAGCTTGATTGCTGTCGATAGCCATGGTAAACCGCTCACAAACTGTATTACGTGGGCGGATAACCGAGCGGCTAACTATGCGGAGCAGTTAAAAAGTACGGAGCAAGGACACGGAATTTATATGCGTACAGGAACGCCTATTCACCCTATGTCTCCGCTTTGCAAGCTCATGTGGCTGAAAGAAGAACGGCCTGAATTGCTTCAAGGTGGCAACAAGTTTATTTCGATTAAGGAATACGTGTTTTATCAATTGTTTGGAGAATACGTCATTGATTATTCCATTGCATCAGCTACAGGTATGTTTAATTTAGAACAGCTTGATTGGGATGAAGAAGCTCTTGCAGTAGCAGGAGTGTCTAGGGAACAGCTTTCTAAAATTGTCCCAACAACGCACTACTTGAAACTTCCAAATGATCCGCATGAATCTCCTCTTAATTTGCTGTCAGGGACACCGTTTGTTGTAGGCGCAAGCGATGGGGTGCTGTCGAATTTAGGACTCGCCGCTTCAGAACCGGGTGTTGTTGCTGCGACGATTGGAACGAGTGGAGCGATTCGAACGGTTGTGGACAAGCCGGTTGTTGATCCGAAAGGACGCATGTTTTGCTATGCGCTGACAGATAAAAAATGGGTAATAGGTGGTCCTGTCAATAACGGTGGCATGATTTTACGCTGGGTGATGGAGGAGTTTGCGGCAGCAGAAGTCGAAGCAGCAAATCGACTCGGCGTTAGTCCATATGAATTATTAATGGACATTGCTGAAAAAGTACCCGCTGGTTCAGACGGATTGATTTTTCATCCTTATTTATCAGGAGAACGTGCTCCTCTTTGGAACGCGAATGCGAGAGGCTCATTCTTTGGCCTTTCCTTGCACCATAAAAAGGAGCATTTCATTCGAGCTGCACTAGAAGGAGTCATGTACAATTTGTATAGCGTTCTCCTTGCGCTTAAGGAGCTGATTGGCACGCCTGGAGAAATTAAAGCCACAGGTGGATTTGCGCGGTCAAAATTGTGGCGACAAATTATGGCGGACGTTTTTAATACGAAGGTGGTCATTCCTGAAAGCTTTGAAAGCTCTTGCCTCGGTGCAACAATTTTAGGGTTGTACGGATTAGGGAAGGTAGATTCGTTAGATGTAGTGAAAGAGATGGTCGGTCATACAAACGAGCACGTTCCGAACGAAGATAACGTTGATCTCTACCAAGAGCTTATGCCCATTTATATCCGTGTGGCACGAGCGCTAGAGGATGAGTATGCAAATATTACGGCGTTTCAAAAGCAGCATAGCAAAGAGAAGGAATATTAA